A window from Myxocyprinus asiaticus isolate MX2 ecotype Aquarium Trade chromosome 37, UBuf_Myxa_2, whole genome shotgun sequence encodes these proteins:
- the LOC127428259 gene encoding uncharacterized protein LOC127428259 isoform X6 — MSHLLLHTVALMSNNRVFVLPLIIMGAPVQMFCPVSPPLPTVSCFPTGMVISLGARANTVQIKVDGSWQPLLLTYSKCGFTLDTTGGALVVTAPFTGSCWEIKDADRHLPIRYGVEESTLSYPMTSPTTAPTIPAPLPTTNAVAPSAPVTEQNPVGTPESPYYPFPHGKPWWHFPPYHPEPATAAPTAPAPVQDPVGTPESPYYPFPHGKPWWHFPPYHLEPATTAPVTVQDPVGTPESPYYPFSHGKPLWHFPPYHPEPATAAPTAPVTVQDPIGTPESPFYPFPHGKP; from the exons ATGTCTCATTTGTTGCTCCATACCGTGGCTTTAATGTCCAACAACAG GGTGTTTGTTCTGCCACTGATTATAATGGGGGCACCAGTGCAGATGTTTTGCCCTGTGTCTCCACCCCTCCCTACAGTTTCTTGCTTTCCCACTGGCATGGTTATCTCTCTTGGCGCAAGGGCAAATACTGTTCAAATTAAAG TTGATGGATCATGGCAGCCTCTGCTTCTGACATACTCTAAATGTGGGTTCACTTTGGACACTACTGGTGGTGCACTGGTTGTCACCGCACCGTTCACAGGAAGCTGTTGGGAAATTAAG GATGCTGACAGGCACCTCCCTATACGGTATGGTGTTGAGGAATCAACTCTTTCTTATCCTATGACATCACCAACAACTGCTCCTACTATTCCTGCACCTCTTcccaccacaaatgctgttgcccCTTCAGCCCCAGTTACAGAACAAAACCCAGTTGGCACCCCTGAATCCCCATATTACCCTTTCCCACATGGAAAACCATGGTGGCATTTTCCACCTTACCATCCAGAACCTGCAACTGCTGCCCCTACAGCCCCAGCACCTGTCCAAGATCCAGTTGGCACCCCTGAATCCCCATATTACCCTTTCCCACATGGAAAACCATGGTGGCATTTTCCACCTTACCATCTAGAACCTGCAACTACTGCCCCAGTAACTGTCCAAGACCCAGTTGGCACCCCTGAATCACCATATTACCCTTTCTCACATGGAAAACCATTGTGGCATTTTCCACCTTACCATCCAGAACCTGCAACTGCTGCCCCTACAGCCCCAGTAACTGTCCAAGACCCAATTGGCACCCCTGAATCACCATTTTACCCTTTCCCACATGGAAAACCATAG
- the LOC127428259 gene encoding uncharacterized protein LOC127428259 isoform X2, translating to MPASCGFSVKRVRRDVSFVAPYHGCNVQQQGGSFVLPLIIMGAPVQMSCPVTPTLPTVSCFPTGMVISLGARADTVQIKVDGSWQPLLLTYSKCGFTLDTTGGALVVTAPFTGSCWEIKDADRHLPIRYGVEESTLSYPMTSPTTAPTIPAPLPTTNAVAPSAPVTEQNPVGTPESPYYPFPHGKPWWHFPPYHPEPATAAPTAPAPVQDPVGTPESPYYPFPHGKPWWHFPPYHLEPATTAPVTVQDPVGTPESPYYPFSHGKPLWHFPPYHPEPATAAPTAPVTVQDPIGTPESPFYPFPHGKP from the exons ATGCCAGCCAGTTGTGGTTTCTCGGTGAAGCGGGTACGCAGAGATGTCTCATTTGTTGCTCCATACCATGGTTGTAATGTCCAACAACAG GGTGGAAGTTTTGTTCTGCCACTGATTATAATGGGGGCACCAGTGCAGATGTCTTGCCCTGTGACTCCAACCCTCCCTACAGTTTCTTGCTTTCCCACTGGCATGGTTATCTCACTTGGCGCAAGGGCAGATACTGTTCAAATTAAAG TTGATGGATCATGGCAGCCTCTGCTTCTGACATACTCTAAATGTGGGTTCACTTTGGACACTACTGGTGGTGCACTGGTTGTCACCGCACCGTTCACAGGAAGCTGTTGGGAAATTAAG GATGCTGACAGGCACCTCCCTATACGGTATGGTGTTGAGGAATCAACTCTTTCTTATCCTATGACATCACCAACAACTGCTCCTACTATTCCTGCACCTCTTcccaccacaaatgctgttgcccCTTCAGCCCCAGTTACAGAACAAAACCCAGTTGGCACCCCTGAATCCCCATATTACCCTTTCCCACATGGAAAACCATGGTGGCATTTTCCACCTTACCATCCAGAACCTGCAACTGCTGCCCCTACAGCCCCAGCACCTGTCCAAGATCCAGTTGGCACCCCTGAATCCCCATATTACCCTTTCCCACATGGAAAACCATGGTGGCATTTTCCACCTTACCATCTAGAACCTGCAACTACTGCCCCAGTAACTGTCCAAGACCCAGTTGGCACCCCTGAATCACCATATTACCCTTTCTCACATGGAAAACCATTGTGGCATTTTCCACCTTACCATCCAGAACCTGCAACTGCTGCCCCTACAGCCCCAGTAACTGTCCAAGACCCAATTGGCACCCCTGAATCACCATTTTACCCTTTCCCACATGGAAAACCATAG